The genomic DNA GCTTCCAATCCTTCTAATACTTGAATAGAATCATCTGAATAATGATTTGAATTTTTTGTTGCCAATGCGTTCGCCTCCTACAAACGTACGTTCGTTTAAAAAACTATACAATAGTTATTCTTATATAAATTAGTCTAAATTGCAAGTATGAGTTATACACTGTCTTGATTTCCATCATAGAGTATAACAAATTTTCAAAATAAGTCGTTCTTACCTCGTAGATTATGGTAAAATGTAGTCACGTTATTAAAGGATGTGTAAAGTTATATGATGATAGTTCTCATGCTAATTTCAAGCTATCTCATCGGTGCTATTCCTAATGGATATGTTATAGGAAAGCTCTTTTTTAAAAAAGATATAAGACAATTCGGAAGTGGCAATACTGGAGCGACAAATAGTTTCCGTGTGCTCGGTAAACCTGCTGGCTTTATAGTCACTTTCTTAGACATATTTAAAGGGTTTATTACTGTATTCTTTCCAATATGGTTTCCTGTTCATGCAGATGGACCACTTAGCACGTTCTTCACACATGGCTTAATTGTTGGCTTATTTGCTATTCTAGGTCATGTATATCCAATATATCTAAAATTTAAAGGTGGTAAAGCAGTAGCAACAAGTGCTGGTGTTGTATTAGGTGTGAATCCTATTTTACTCCTTATTTTAGCAATTATTTTCTTTGGTGTGTTGTACGTATTTAAATATGTTTCACTTTCAAGCATCGTTGCCGCCATTTGTTGTGTCATAGGCTCGCTTATTATTCAAGACTACATATTGTTTGGAATGAGTCTAGTTGTTTCAATTATACTAATCGTCAGACATCGTACAAATATTGTGAGAATTTTTAAAGGTGAAGAACCTAAAATCAAATGGATGTAAATAATTAATAAAAAAGATAAGGTCCTGAAAATGTGTCTAAGCTATATTTAACTTAATACAAATATATCATTTATAGGGTCATTGAGAAGTATTCAGGACTTAAACGACTGTTGCTAGTATGTAGTTACTGATTAGACTGAGGAAGCATATTTTGCAAGCTTTCTTAATCCTAGTCATCTATGCGGAGTTAGACATTGAATTCAATTTGAATT from Staphylococcus taiwanensis includes the following:
- the plsY gene encoding glycerol-3-phosphate 1-O-acyltransferase PlsY, with the protein product MMIVLMLISSYLIGAIPNGYVIGKLFFKKDIRQFGSGNTGATNSFRVLGKPAGFIVTFLDIFKGFITVFFPIWFPVHADGPLSTFFTHGLIVGLFAILGHVYPIYLKFKGGKAVATSAGVVLGVNPILLLILAIIFFGVLYVFKYVSLSSIVAAICCVIGSLIIQDYILFGMSLVVSIILIVRHRTNIVRIFKGEEPKIKWM